A genomic region of Methanobacterium sp. SMA-27 contains the following coding sequences:
- a CDS encoding glycosyltransferase, whose protein sequence is MKILSVCISLPNESAAWWRISNIAKLLQNNGHEVEFVFYVSKNTFRKIDSNKIKIPFKYSIIQVNFINIHFKHLIFILKKRYDLVYSNLQSAAFCSILTKFTGIPMVFDMHGDVGNLEEFLEYDLNTKEKSITNLLKYVINRIVDYSSIKFSDKIICVSKKNDNVFRRKRHI, encoded by the coding sequence ATGAAAATACTTAGTGTTTGTATTTCTCTTCCAAATGAAAGTGCTGCTTGGTGGAGAATCTCTAATATTGCAAAATTATTACAAAATAATGGCCATGAAGTAGAATTCGTTTTTTATGTTAGTAAAAATACCTTTAGAAAAATTGATTCAAATAAAATAAAAATTCCTTTTAAGTATTCCATAATCCAAGTAAACTTCATAAACATCCATTTTAAACACTTAATATTCATTTTAAAAAAACGATATGATCTTGTTTATTCTAATTTACAATCTGCAGCTTTTTGTTCTATTCTAACAAAATTCACGGGCATACCAATGGTTTTTGATATGCATGGAGATGTAGGAAATTTAGAAGAATTCTTAGAATATGATCTTAATACGAAAGAAAAATCTATAACGAATTTATTAAAGTATGTAATAAATAGAATTGTTGACTATTCTTCAATAAAATTTTCAGATAAAATAATTTGTGTATCAAAAAAAAATGATAATGTATTTAGAAGAAAAAGGCACATCTAA
- a CDS encoding glycosyltransferase, whose amino-acid sequence MKKKELTNKIYYFPKLERSEIYDYYSICDVLVLPRPHSIATEIAAPTKFAEYCSMKKPILTSNVGDAADLIKRYNCGIVVENNDPEKLLEGILKFKNINNNDLKRMIKGSEELSKNEFDWNNIKDDFLDAINSLKPSP is encoded by the coding sequence GTGAAAAAAAAAGAACTTACTAACAAAATTTATTATTTTCCAAAATTAGAAAGATCTGAAATATATGATTATTATTCAATTTGTGATGTTTTAGTTCTTCCCCGTCCGCATAGTATTGCTACTGAAATTGCTGCACCAACGAAATTTGCAGAATATTGTTCTATGAAAAAACCTATATTAACTTCTAATGTGGGTGATGCAGCAGATTTAATAAAAAGATATAATTGCGGAATTGTTGTAGAGAATAATGATCCAGAAAAGTTATTAGAAGGTATACTCAAATTTAAGAATATTAATAATAATGATCTAAAAAGGATGATTAAAGGATCAGAAGAATTATCTAAAAACGAATTTGATTGGAATAATATTAAAGATGATTTTTTAGATGCTATTAATTCTCTCAAACCTAGCCCATAA
- a CDS encoding methyltransferase domain-containing protein — protein MGGGVFINLKDVQKNWEGLAQDNPLGAIITSEKNWDLENFFKTGINEINDLMMYLETLNKQISTKKAVDFGCGVGRLTQPLTNFFDKVYGIDISPTMIKLANELFPEDKCEFVLNEKDNLELFENNSMDFVYSNITLLHMEPKYSKKYIKEFLRILEPGGISIFYLPSKALGINKLKTNFVKKSFTSIINFFKDNVVEMYVIKEEEICRLVEEQNGIILDVKRNEEGGYITSRYSVTKN, from the coding sequence ATGGGTGGGGGTGTATTTATTAATTTAAAAGATGTTCAAAAAAATTGGGAAGGATTGGCTCAGGATAATCCATTAGGGGCTATTATAACAAGCGAAAAAAATTGGGACTTAGAAAATTTTTTTAAAACAGGTATTAATGAAATTAATGACCTTATGATGTATTTAGAAACTTTAAATAAACAAATTTCAACTAAAAAAGCAGTTGATTTTGGATGTGGAGTAGGTAGATTAACTCAGCCGTTGACAAATTTTTTTGATAAAGTTTATGGTATTGATATCTCTCCTACGATGATAAAGTTAGCCAATGAATTATTTCCGGAAGATAAATGTGAATTTGTTCTTAATGAAAAAGATAATCTAGAACTATTTGAAAATAACTCTATGGATTTTGTTTATTCAAATATTACTTTATTACATATGGAACCAAAATATTCCAAAAAATATATAAAAGAATTTTTAAGGATATTGGAACCGGGTGGTATTTCAATATTTTATTTGCCGAGTAAAGCTTTAGGTATTAATAAATTAAAAACAAATTTTGTTAAAAAATCATTTACGTCAATTATAAACTTTTTTAAAGATAATGTAGTGGAAATGTATGTGATAAAAGAAGAAGAAATATGTAGATTAGTTGAAGAGCAGAATGGTATAATTTTGGACGTAAAAAGAAATGAAGAAGGAGGATATATTACTTCAAGATATTCTGTAACAAAAAACTGA
- a CDS encoding serine O-acetyltransferase, with protein sequence MFIPHPQCIVIGGGKIGNNASINMGVVIGLKKVYGRYPTIGNNVIIGTGSKILGHLNIGNNVWIGANAVVLNDIPSDCIAVGIPAEIKKV encoded by the coding sequence TTGTTTATCCCTCACCCACAATGTATTGTAATTGGGGGGGGTAAAATAGGGAACAATGCATCTATAAACATGGGTGTAGTCATTGGATTGAAGAAAGTTTATGGAAGATATCCTACTATTGGAAATAATGTTATAATCGGCACGGGTTCAAAAATATTAGGTCATTTGAATATAGGGAATAATGTTTGGATTGGGGCTAATGCTGTTGTATTAAATGATATTCCTTCCGATTGTATTGCTGTAGGAATCCCTGCAGAAATTAAAAAGGTTTAA
- a CDS encoding transposase produces MKSFEKYFMNIKYARVNQFGHKLAEIDPLIDWEVFRPIIREMYDNHTERGGRPNNDEIVMMKMLVLQSWYGLSDPELERQAKVHISFHKFLGFPEIIPDRSTVKAYSAIKETIKTKRYRKTERLIDSKGLKIKEGVIQDATFITADQPTKRFMNLREFRGKNQAKQRRHLDQKRGKSH; encoded by the coding sequence ATGAAGTCGTTTGAGAAGTATTTCATGAATATTAAGTATGCTCGTGTGAACCAATTTGGTCATAAGTTGGCTGAGATTGATCCTCTTATTGATTGGGAAGTTTTCAGGCCAATTATTAGGGAAATGTATGATAATCATACAGAGCGTGGTGGCAGGCCGAATAATGATGAGATAGTCATGATGAAGATGTTGGTTTTACAATCGTGGTATGGATTATCGGATCCTGAGCTTGAAAGACAAGCTAAAGTTCATATTTCGTTTCACAAGTTTTTAGGATTCCCTGAAATAATCCCAGACCGTTCCACGGTTAAAGCTTATAGCGCAATTAAAGAAACGATAAAGACCAAGAGATATAGAAAAACTGAAAGACTAATTGATTCCAAAGGATTAAAGATTAAAGAAGGCGTTATACAAGATGCCACATTCATAACAGCTGATCAACCCACCAAAAGGTTTATGAACCTACGTGAATTCAGAGGCAAAAACCAGGCTAAACAAAGACGGCACCTGGACCAAAAAAGAGGAAAATCCCACTAA
- a CDS encoding flippase, whose translation MNATQKLTKNIGSLFTSQSLSYLISLIYTIYLVRYLGVVNYGILSFALALTSILGIFADFGLNTLMTRELAIEKSLTNKYLNNIFSIKLLEVSILLILIILIVQIVGYPQQTVFVLYIMMIFLIFNTFSTFFSSLFQAYEKLEYQSIATVLNSLLMLVGILILIHYNNNLITFTLLYAIIGGVILIYYLFVSTTKFEFPLPKIEIDWNFWKPTIKTAAQFGLIGVFVTIYVWIDSVMLSFMQGNQAVGLYNAAYRIVLLLLFIPTVINAAIFPVMSRLYGSSSNSLSKIVEKYFKFMILIGIPIGVAITLLSSQIIIMIFGNAFLESTPALQILVWATVFTFGNAAFVQLFQSTDKQILLTKITFIGMIINITLNVILIPKFSYIAASFNTLITEFIILALVLILAKRLGYIKNGKGLIKDSIIITISSLIMGIFIWEFKDYNLLILILTSAFIYLIILFALKGINNDDINIIRNMRN comes from the coding sequence ATGAATGCAACACAAAAGCTTACGAAAAATATAGGTTCTCTTTTCACTTCACAATCTTTAAGCTACTTAATAAGTTTAATATATACAATTTATTTGGTCAGATATTTAGGTGTTGTAAATTATGGTATATTGTCTTTCGCATTAGCATTGACAAGTATACTCGGAATTTTTGCAGATTTCGGGTTAAACACTCTTATGACAAGAGAATTAGCTATAGAAAAGTCTTTGACCAATAAATATCTTAATAACATATTCTCAATCAAATTGTTAGAGGTTTCAATACTATTGATTTTAATCATTTTAATTGTACAAATAGTGGGTTATCCACAACAAACAGTATTTGTTCTTTACATTATGATGATATTTTTAATATTTAATACTTTTTCGACCTTTTTTTCATCACTATTTCAAGCTTATGAAAAACTTGAATATCAATCCATTGCTACTGTTTTAAATAGTTTATTGATGTTAGTAGGAATTTTAATTCTTATACACTATAATAATAATCTTATAACATTTACGCTTCTATATGCTATAATTGGGGGAGTAATATTAATTTATTATTTGTTCGTATCAACAACAAAATTTGAATTTCCACTGCCAAAAATAGAAATCGATTGGAATTTTTGGAAACCAACAATTAAAACAGCTGCTCAATTTGGCTTAATCGGAGTTTTTGTAACAATTTATGTATGGATAGATTCAGTAATGTTATCATTCATGCAAGGTAATCAAGCTGTAGGGTTATACAATGCAGCATATAGAATTGTACTACTTTTATTATTCATTCCAACTGTAATAAATGCTGCAATTTTCCCAGTAATGTCTAGGTTGTATGGTTCATCAAGTAATTCCTTGTCAAAAATAGTAGAAAAATATTTCAAATTCATGATCTTGATTGGCATCCCTATTGGTGTGGCAATAACTCTTTTATCAAGTCAGATAATTATTATGATCTTTGGAAATGCATTCTTAGAATCTACACCCGCTCTTCAAATACTTGTATGGGCTACTGTTTTTACGTTTGGAAATGCAGCCTTTGTCCAACTATTCCAGTCTACTGATAAACAGATACTCTTGACAAAAATAACTTTTATAGGGATGATCATAAACATTACACTTAATGTGATTCTAATTCCAAAATTTAGTTACATCGCAGCAAGTTTTAATACATTGATAACTGAATTTATCATTCTAGCATTGGTATTAATCCTAGCTAAACGATTAGGATATATCAAAAATGGAAAAGGACTAATAAAAGATTCAATTATAATAACGATCAGTTCTTTGATAATGGGAATATTTATTTGGGAATTTAAAGATTATAATCTATTAATATTAATATTAACATCAGCATTTATATATCTAATAATTTTATTTGCTTTAAAAGGAATAAATAATGATGATATTAATATAATTAGGAATATGAGGAATTAA
- a CDS encoding CatB-related O-acetyltransferase, whose product MVSFEITNIYKRLKNILLSKSKNPNIIIGEFTYGNPIIHIWTDKYRVEIGKFCSFSKNITIIVDGNHQTDWISTYPFGRCIDNINQNPEHPSGKGDIIIGNDVWIGLNALILPGVKIGDGAVIGANSVVTKPVDDYEIVAGNPARHIKYRFDQKQIDLLKKIKWWDWPIEKIKINVDILESPNIEEFIEKFSL is encoded by the coding sequence ATGGTTTCTTTTGAAATTACAAATATTTATAAAAGATTGAAAAATATCCTACTATCTAAAAGTAAAAACCCTAATATAATAATTGGTGAATTTACTTATGGAAATCCTATAATACATATTTGGACAGATAAATATAGAGTCGAAATTGGAAAATTCTGTTCATTTTCAAAAAATATTACGATTATAGTTGACGGTAATCATCAGACAGACTGGATAAGTACATATCCATTCGGAAGATGTATTGATAATATAAATCAAAATCCCGAACATCCCTCAGGTAAAGGGGATATTATTATTGGAAATGATGTATGGATAGGATTGAATGCTCTTATTTTACCTGGAGTAAAAATAGGAGATGGCGCAGTTATAGGGGCAAATTCAGTTGTAACAAAACCTGTAGACGATTATGAAATTGTTGCCGGAAATCCAGCAAGACACATTAAATATCGTTTCGATCAAAAACAGATAGATTTATTAAAAAAAATCAAATGGTGGGATTGGCCAATTGAAAAAATTAAAATTAATGTAGATATCCTAGAATCTCCTAATATCGAAGAATTTATTGAAAAATTTAGTTTATAG
- a CDS encoding FkbM family methyltransferase — translation MELFPKFLRYKLLCQYYNSSWGKRKIKDESICDFKIRYEKKFIVNFDNMIFKFDYNPYYDIIGTPIPIYLKYYKLKKGDNIVDGGAYTGIFALIASKLVGKHGTVIAFEPDPKSYKKLINNITLNDINNIIPINKGLWSNNTILEFISVGNFGSTFIMDENIDSKIAVEVVSLDAILKKYKLKINFIKLDIEGSEVEAIKGSKHTLKNNDINLSIASYHLVKGVQTYNQLEELLTDLGYRIKTCFEGEIITYANRSN, via the coding sequence GTGGAATTATTTCCAAAATTTCTAAGATATAAATTATTGTGCCAATACTATAATAGCAGTTGGGGCAAGCGTAAAATAAAAGATGAATCTATATGCGATTTTAAAATTAGATATGAAAAAAAATTTATTGTTAATTTTGATAATATGATTTTTAAATTTGATTATAATCCTTATTATGATATTATTGGTACTCCAATCCCTATTTATTTAAAATATTATAAACTTAAAAAAGGGGATAATATTGTTGATGGGGGAGCTTACACTGGAATTTTTGCTTTAATAGCTTCTAAACTCGTAGGTAAACATGGAACTGTAATTGCATTTGAACCTGACCCTAAAAGTTACAAAAAACTTATTAATAATATTACTTTAAATGATATTAATAATATAATTCCTATAAATAAAGGCTTGTGGAGTAATAATACAATATTGGAATTCATTAGTGTAGGAAATTTCGGATCTACATTTATTATGGATGAAAATATTGATTCAAAAATAGCAGTAGAAGTCGTAAGTTTAGATGCTATTCTTAAGAAATATAAATTAAAGATTAATTTTATTAAATTAGATATTGAAGGTTCAGAAGTTGAAGCAATTAAAGGTTCAAAACACACCTTAAAAAACAATGACATAAATCTGTCAATTGCATCTTATCATTTAGTTAAAGGTGTTCAAACCTATAATCAATTAGAAGAACTATTAACAGATTTAGGTTATAGAATCAAGACATGTTTTGAGGGTGAAATCATAACATATGCAAATCGATCTAATTGA
- a CDS encoding glycosyltransferase family 2 protein: MPKVSIIILNWNGWEDTIECLESLYQIDYPKFDVIVLDNASSDGSIGKIRKYCEGKLKVKSVFFKYCINNKPIKIFELTNKSLTNKIIPIELLDLPSNKKLILIRNDSNYGFAKGNNIGIQYALNCLKSDYILLLNNDTVVNKDFLNNMINVGEQDKKIGIIGPIINYYENKDIIWFAGGKMNWFKYPFYHHIGINDKEKNFYSGLNYCDWITGAAILIKTNIKDIKLNNRFFFGCEDVDLSLRVKNNGYKIVCVLDSKIWHKIGSSRKKSSNKKIVWIFRNLKTNLELMRIYKKVYLMLLPIYIFQILLKPLENFCINIFRILFRSSL, translated from the coding sequence ATGCCTAAAGTTTCAATAATAATACTTAATTGGAATGGTTGGGAAGACACCATAGAATGTCTGGAATCTCTTTATCAGATTGATTATCCCAAGTTTGATGTTATAGTTTTAGATAATGCATCTTCTGATGGATCGATAGGAAAAATTAGAAAATATTGTGAGGGTAAATTAAAAGTTAAATCCGTTTTTTTTAAATATTGCATAAATAATAAACCTATAAAAATATTCGAACTTACTAACAAATCATTAACCAATAAAATAATTCCTATTGAATTATTGGATTTACCTTCAAATAAAAAATTAATTTTGATTAGAAACGATAGTAATTATGGTTTCGCGAAAGGAAATAATATTGGAATTCAATATGCTCTGAACTGTTTAAAATCGGATTACATATTACTTCTGAATAATGATACTGTAGTTAATAAAGATTTTTTAAATAATATGATAAATGTTGGCGAACAGGATAAAAAAATTGGTATTATAGGCCCTATAATTAATTATTACGAAAATAAAGATATTATATGGTTTGCAGGAGGTAAAATGAACTGGTTTAAATATCCATTTTATCATCATATAGGAATAAATGATAAAGAAAAGAATTTTTATAGTGGACTAAATTATTGTGATTGGATTACAGGAGCAGCAATTTTGATAAAAACAAATATTAAGGACATAAAATTAAATAATCGTTTTTTCTTTGGCTGTGAAGATGTAGATCTTAGTCTAAGGGTTAAAAATAATGGATACAAAATAGTTTGTGTTTTAGATTCCAAAATATGGCATAAAATTGGTAGTTCAAGAAAAAAAAGTTCAAATAAAAAGATAGTTTGGATATTCAGAAATTTAAAAACAAATTTAGAATTAATGAGAATATATAAGAAAGTATATTTAATGTTATTACCAATTTACATATTTCAAATACTATTAAAACCTTTAGAAAATTTTTGTATAAATATATTCCGGATATTATTTAGAAGTAGCCTTTAA
- a CDS encoding glycosyltransferase family 4 protein, with protein MKKMNLGILTFPIEQAGTIPLSSLIEIINQFSENMYLITGDSGYYYFKDDKRIFSYQINHKKHKNSFLIILEYIITQIKITCMLFKITKNVDKWIFFIGGDTLVFPMLLAKLFRKEVFLLFASSSTKIEQSSGNKLYKFGKILSDINCKLADKILVYSPTLIKDWNLVKYEDKIEIAREHFLNFDEFKIEKHVKNKENLIGYIGRLSYEKGILNFIKSIPELLNINKDLKFWIVGNGKLKNEIICFLNNENLNDKVILFDWISHEDIPKILNELKLIVVPSFTEGLPNIILEAMACGTTIITTPVGAVPDFIQDGKNGFIIPDNSTKNIVNTVISALNSTKIDEMIKINRSIVKNEFSFDNTKSKWEKILEGHDVY; from the coding sequence ATGAAAAAAATGAATTTGGGAATATTAACTTTCCCAATTGAACAAGCAGGTACAATACCTTTATCTAGTCTTATAGAAATAATAAATCAATTTTCAGAAAATATGTATCTGATAACTGGTGATTCAGGCTATTATTATTTTAAAGATGATAAAAGAATTTTTAGTTATCAAATAAATCATAAAAAGCACAAAAATTCGTTTTTGATAATTTTAGAATATATTATAACTCAAATAAAGATAACATGCATGCTATTTAAAATTACTAAAAATGTAGATAAATGGATATTTTTTATTGGCGGCGATACATTAGTATTTCCTATGTTATTAGCAAAATTATTTAGGAAAGAAGTATTTTTGTTATTTGCTAGTTCTTCAACTAAAATTGAACAGTCTTCCGGAAATAAACTTTATAAATTTGGAAAGATTTTATCTGATATCAATTGTAAATTAGCAGATAAGATACTAGTTTATTCGCCAACATTAATCAAGGATTGGAATTTGGTAAAATATGAAGATAAAATTGAAATAGCACGTGAACATTTTTTAAACTTTGATGAATTTAAGATAGAAAAACATGTAAAAAATAAAGAGAATCTCATAGGTTATATTGGACGTTTGAGTTACGAAAAAGGTATTTTAAACTTTATAAAATCAATCCCTGAACTATTAAATATAAATAAAGATTTAAAATTTTGGATAGTTGGTAATGGGAAATTAAAAAACGAAATAATATGTTTTTTAAATAATGAAAATTTAAATGATAAAGTAATACTTTTTGATTGGATATCTCACGAAGATATACCCAAAATTTTAAATGAATTGAAATTAATTGTTGTACCTTCTTTTACTGAAGGACTTCCTAATATAATTTTGGAAGCAATGGCTTGTGGAACTACTATAATAACTACGCCAGTGGGTGCAGTACCAGATTTCATTCAAGATGGAAAAAATGGGTTTATTATACCAGATAATTCTACTAAAAATATTGTTAATACTGTAATTAGTGCCTTAAATTCTACCAAAATAGATGAAATGATTAAAATTAATAGAAGTATTGTAAAAAATGAATTTAGTTTTGATAATACTAAAAGTAAATGGGAAAAAATTTTAGAGGGTCATGATGTCTATTAA
- a CDS encoding glycosyltransferase family 4 protein produces MKLPKVLRKEYLKNKFDLVHFNGISYWFRNKKILDIPQVLTVHHITTDATKHNNLTLTSTIFDISGENSFFTHLIEKRAITSVDKIIAVSEFTKNQIIKCYM; encoded by the coding sequence TTGAAATTGCCTAAAGTTTTGAGGAAAGAATATTTAAAGAATAAATTTGATTTAGTACATTTTAATGGAATTTCATATTGGTTCAGGAATAAAAAAATATTAGATATTCCACAAGTACTCACTGTACACCATATTACAACAGATGCCACAAAACATAATAATCTCACTTTAACTTCTACAATATTTGACATAAGTGGAGAAAATAGTTTTTTTACACATTTAATAGAGAAAAGAGCTATTACAAGTGTAGACAAAATAATTGCAGTTAGTGAATTTACAAAAAATCAAATTATCAAATGTTATATGTAA
- a CDS encoding glycogen/starch synthase translates to MKIAFVTYEYPPFIMGGAGIYAKNITENLAELGIEVTVFTPNIYETGNKNKNLKIIPVNINNKTL, encoded by the coding sequence ATGAAAATTGCATTCGTAACTTATGAATATCCCCCTTTTATAATGGGTGGTGCAGGGATCTATGCTAAAAATATAACTGAAAACTTAGCAGAGTTAGGTATTGAAGTCACAGTTTTTACTCCTAATATCTACGAAACTGGAAATAAAAATAAAAATTTAAAAATAATTCCAGTAAATATAAATAATAAAACCCTCTAA
- a CDS encoding glycosyltransferase translates to MKILQVSQSFYPCFASGGVARVVYEVSKELVAMGHEVTVYTTDGCIEVTPNNKHAKNIEGLKVYYFKNISKKIKSKFQIANPFYLPIIARKEIKNYDIIHIHEHRTILAVIICYYAKKSNIPYIIQAHGSVMPIFQKTNLKKFFDRLWGYNILKNASKVIALTNTELEQYKKMGVNEEKIDIIPNGINLSILDQIPEKGKFRQKYSINENEKIILYLGRIHKRKGIDILLNAFPDISDNLSHVKLVIVGPDDGFLKTIENQSKTLIKEGKVIITGPLYDEEKWEAYTDADVLVYPAIHEIFGLVPFEAILCDTSVVVTKNDGCGELVEKVNCGNLVEYGDTQGLIDVVSYIFKNLDKQSKLIENGKKYIINNLNWEKIASEVEKVYENCIRNL, encoded by the coding sequence ATGAAAATATTACAAGTTAGTCAATCTTTTTATCCATGTTTCGCTTCAGGAGGTGTTGCGAGAGTAGTTTATGAAGTCTCAAAAGAACTAGTTGCAATGGGTCATGAAGTTACTGTATATACTACTGATGGATGCATTGAAGTAACTCCAAACAATAAACATGCAAAAAATATTGAAGGGCTAAAAGTTTATTATTTTAAAAATATTTCTAAGAAAATAAAATCCAAATTTCAAATAGCAAATCCTTTTTACTTACCTATAATAGCAAGGAAAGAAATTAAAAATTATGATATAATACACATCCATGAACACAGAACGATTTTAGCAGTTATTATATGCTATTATGCAAAAAAATCTAATATACCTTATATTATCCAAGCACACGGCTCAGTAATGCCCATATTCCAAAAAACGAATTTAAAAAAATTTTTTGATAGATTATGGGGATATAATATCCTAAAAAATGCATCTAAAGTAATTGCATTGACTAATACAGAATTAGAACAATATAAAAAGATGGGAGTAAATGAAGAAAAGATTGATATTATACCTAATGGAATTAATTTATCTATCCTAGATCAAATCCCCGAAAAAGGAAAATTCCGACAAAAATATTCAATTAATGAAAATGAAAAAATAATACTTTATTTAGGACGAATTCATAAAAGGAAAGGTATAGATATCTTATTAAATGCTTTTCCTGATATTTCAGATAATTTAAGCCATGTAAAATTGGTTATTGTGGGTCCTGATGATGGCTTTCTAAAAACAATAGAAAATCAATCAAAAACATTAATTAAAGAAGGGAAAGTTATAATAACTGGACCATTGTACGATGAAGAAAAATGGGAAGCCTATACAGACGCAGACGTTTTGGTTTATCCTGCAATACACGAAATATTTGGTTTGGTGCCGTTTGAAGCAATTTTGTGTGATACATCTGTAGTTGTCACTAAAAATGATGGTTGTGGCGAATTGGTAGAAAAAGTAAATTGTGGAAACCTTGTAGAATATGGTGATACTCAAGGGTTAATTGATGTAGTTAGTTACATATTCAAAAATCTTGATAAACAATCAAAATTAATCGAAAATGGAAAAAAATATATTATAAATAATTTAAACTGGGAAAAAATTGCAAGTGAGGTCGAAAAAGTTTATGAAAATTGCATTCGTAACTTATGA
- a CDS encoding Coenzyme F420 hydrogenase/dehydrogenase, beta subunit C-terminal domain, whose amino-acid sequence MIKNIQDVIDNDLCCNCGTCEGICPKNAIRLILDNDRREYKPIINRKKCDNCNTCFLVCPGYSVDFKSLNKYFFNKEPEDLRIGVYSNCYLGNSVDEDVRYNSSSGGVITSILIYALEKGIIDGALVTRMKKDNPFEPEPFIAKNKEEIIEAAKSKYCPVPLNKLITEILKSENLKIAVVGLPCHIHGIRKAEILNKSLKNKIVLHLGLFCSHTDTFWQTYSLINKLDIAESDVLKIDYRGEGWPGKMVIELKNGNIFNLPFQEAMSQHILWINSLCRCLFCCDLTAELSDISFGDPWLPEITQKEKKGKTLIVCRTENANKLLLDSVEETYINLEIISPQKVKKSGAMMESKKKDINGRFLIRRLLNKEIPKYNTELLKPGFKNYMKGFFVYFNTNLSSKPYLRKFSTKLFPLELWVMKKIIGDK is encoded by the coding sequence ATGATTAAAAATATTCAAGATGTAATTGACAATGATCTTTGTTGTAATTGCGGTACATGTGAAGGTATATGTCCCAAAAATGCCATAAGATTGATTTTAGATAATGATAGAAGGGAATATAAACCTATTATAAATAGAAAAAAATGTGATAATTGTAATACTTGTTTTTTAGTGTGTCCGGGTTATTCTGTAGATTTTAAATCGTTAAACAAATATTTTTTTAATAAAGAACCTGAAGATTTAAGAATTGGAGTATATTCTAATTGTTATTTAGGTAATTCCGTAGACGAAGATGTAAGATATAACTCTTCATCTGGAGGAGTAATAACATCAATACTTATATATGCCTTAGAAAAAGGTATTATTGACGGAGCTCTAGTTACTCGAATGAAGAAAGATAACCCTTTTGAACCAGAACCATTTATTGCAAAGAATAAAGAAGAAATTATAGAAGCAGCTAAATCAAAATATTGTCCAGTACCATTAAATAAATTGATAACGGAAATTCTGAAATCAGAAAATTTAAAAATTGCCGTAGTTGGTTTACCCTGCCATATCCATGGTATAAGAAAAGCTGAAATACTTAATAAATCCCTTAAAAATAAAATAGTTTTGCATTTAGGTCTATTTTGCTCGCATACTGATACATTTTGGCAAACTTACTCTTTAATCAATAAATTAGATATTGCAGAAAGTGATGTACTTAAAATTGATTATAGGGGTGAGGGGTGGCCTGGAAAAATGGTAATTGAACTAAAGAATGGGAATATATTTAACTTACCCTTTCAAGAAGCTATGTCTCAACATATTTTATGGATAAATTCTCTTTGCAGATGTCTTTTTTGCTGCGATTTAACTGCAGAACTATCTGATATATCATTTGGAGATCCATGGCTACCTGAAATAACTCAAAAAGAAAAAAAAGGAAAAACATTAATTGTTTGCAGAACTGAAAATGCTAATAAACTTCTTTTAGACTCAGTTGAAGAGACATATATTAATTTAGAAATTATCAGCCCGCAAAAAGTTAAAAAATCAGGGGCCATGATGGAATCAAAGAAAAAAGATATTAACGGAAGATTCTTGATCAGACGGCTTCTAAATAAAGAAATACCAAAATACAATACAGAATTATTAAAACCTGGATTTAAAAATTATATGAAAGGTTTTTTTGTTTATTTTAATACTAATCTATCTTCAAAACCTTATTTAAGAAAGTTTTCAACCAAATTATTTCCTCTAGAACTTTGGGTTATGAAAAAAATTATTGGTGATAAATGA